Proteins encoded together in one Festucalex cinctus isolate MCC-2025b chromosome 8, RoL_Fcin_1.0, whole genome shotgun sequence window:
- the ssu72 gene encoding RNA polymerase II subunit A C-terminal domain phosphatase SSU72, which translates to MPSHPLRVAVVCSSNQNRSMEAHNILSKRGFEVRSFGTGSHVKLPGPAPDKPNVYDFKTTYEQMYTDLVRKDKELYTQNGILHMLDRNKRIKSKPERFQCCKEKFDLVITCEERVYDQVLEDLNSREQETMQPVHVINVDIQDNHEEATLGAFLICELCQCIQQTDDMENEIDELLQEFEDKSSRAFLHTVCFY; encoded by the exons ATGCCGAGCCACCCGCTGAGAGTAGCGGTTGTGTGCTCGAGCAACCAGAACCGCAGTATGGAAGCGCACAATATCCTCAG TAAACGTGGATTCGAAGTGCGCTCATTTGGGACTGGTTCTCACGTGAAGCTGCCTGGCCCCGCCCCAGACAAGCCTAATGTGTACGACTTCAAAACGACATATGAACAGATGTACACCGACTTGGTCCGCAAGGACAAGGAACT ATACACACAGAACGGAATCCTCCACATGCTGGACCGAAACAAGCGCATCAAGTCCAAGCCGGAGCGCTTCCAGTGCTGCAAGGAAAAGTTTGACCTGGTCATCACATGCGAGGAGCGAGTCTATGACCAAGTTTTAGAGG ATCTAAACTCGCGGGAGCAGGAGACCATGCAGCCCGTGCACGTCATCAACGTGGACATTCAGGACAACCACGAGGAAGCCACGCTGGGCGCCTTCCTCATCTGCGAGCTGTGTCAATGT ATCCAGCAGACGGACGACATGGAGAACGAAATTGACGAACTCCTGCAAGAGTTTGAGGACAAGAGCAGCAGGGCTTTCCTCCACACCGTCTGCTTCTACTGA
- the atad3 gene encoding ATPase family AAA domain containing 3: MSWLFGLNKGQPEPPPGLPVQPPPPPPPAGGSSGGGDKPKDKWSNFDPTGLERAAQAAKDLDKSRHAKEALELARMQEQSTQMEHQSKIKEYEAAVEQLKGDQIKIQGEERRKTLNEESKQHQARAQYQDKLARQRYEDQLRQQQMLNEENLRKQEESVQKQEAMRKATIEHEMELRHKNEMLRIEAESKARARVERENADIIREQIRLKAAEHRQTVLESIKTAGAVFGEGFRAFVSDWDKVTATVAGLTLLAVGVYSARNATGVAGRYIEARLGKPSLVRETSRFTVGEAIKHPVKTVKRLKSKPQDALEGVVLNPTLEERVRDIAIATRNTRQNNGLYRNILMYGPPGTGKTLFAKKLAMHSGMDYAIMTGGDVAPMGRDGVTAMHKVFDWANTSRRGLLLFVDEADAFLRKRSTEKISEDLRATLNAFLYRTGEQSNRFMLVLASNQPEQFDWAINDRIDEIVNFALPGLEERERLVRLYFDRYVLEPATGGRQRMKLAQFDYGKKCSEIAKRAEGMSGREISKLGVAWQAAAYSSEDGVLTEPMIDARVDDAVKQHRQKMDWLRTEQEAQTKTLTPPPAGGAAGKMGFDLPLGKAPQAQEAIALLLVNEMKQQGDGLPQGRTAEAQSSPSDRSECKEASLEQHAEKVDKTGLPPKDGTPV, from the exons ATGTCGTGGCTATTCGGCCTGAACAAGGGGCAACCGGAGCCTCCCCCCGGTTTGCCGGTTCAGCCTCCACCACCTCCGCCGCCGGCCGGTGGCTCCAGCGGCGGTGGCGATAAACCCAAGGACAAATGGAGTAACTTCGATCCCACCGGGCTGGAGCGGGCTGCACAGGCGGCAAAGGATCTCGACAAGTCCC GACATGCCAAAGAAGCTCTGGAATTGGCTCGCATGCAGGAGCAGAGCACCCAGATGGAGCACCAGAGCAAAATtaag GAGTATGAGGCGGCCGTGGAGCAGCTGAAAGGCGACCAGATAAAAATCcagggtgaggagaggaggaAAACTCTGAACGAGGAAAGCAAGCAGCATCAAGCG AGGGCTCAGTACCAGGACAAACTGGCCAGGCAGCGTTACGAGGACCAGCTAAGACAACAG CAAATGTTGAATGAGGAGAACCTTCGCAAGCAGGAAGAGTCTGTTCAGAAACAGGAAGCAATGAGGAAAG CGACCATCGAGCACGAGATGGAGCTGAGGCACAAGAACGAGATGCTGCGCATCGAGGCCGAGTCCAAAGCGCGCGCTCGCGTGGAGCGAGAGAACGCCGACATCATACGCGAGCAAATCCGCCTGAAGGCCGCCGAGCACCGACAGACGGTCCTGGAGTCCATCAA GACAGCGGGTGCAGTATTTGGAGAAGGATTCCGAGCCTTTGTGTCAGACTGGGACAAAGTCACGGCCACG GTGGCTGGGCTGACCCTTTTAGCCGTGGGTGTGTATTCTGCCCGCAACGCCACCGGGGTGGCGGGTCGTTACATCGAGGCGAGACTGGGGAAGCCGTCTCTGGTGCGAGAGACGTCCCGCTTCACCGTGGGGGAGGCCATCAAGCATCCAGTCAAG ACGGTGAAAAGGCTGAAGAGCAAACCTCAAGATGCCCTCGAAGGAGTTGTGCTCAAT CCTACTTTGGAAGAGCGCGTGCGTGATATCGCCATAGCAACAAGAAACACGAGGCAGAATAACGGCCTGTACCGGAACATCCTGATGTACGGACCCCCAGGCACCGGCAAGACGCTGTTTGCGAAG AAGctggcaatgcattctgggatggATTACGCAATCATGACCGGCGGTGACGTCGCGCCGATGGGGCGCGATGGTGTGACCGCCATGCATAAAGTGTTTGACTGGGCCAACACCAGCAGACGAGG CctgctgctgtttgttgatgAAGCCGATGCATTCCTTCGTAAGAGATCAACT GAGAAAATCAGTGAAGATCTCCGAGCCACTTTGAACGCATTCTTGTATCGCACCGGTGAGCAGAGCAACAG ATTCATGCTGGTGTTGGCCAGTAACCAACCGGAGCAGTTTGACTGGGCCATTAATGACCGCATAGATGAAATTGTCAATTTTGCTCTGCCGGGgctggaagagagagagaggctggTGCGCTTGTACTTTGACAGATATGTGCTGGAGCCCGCCACCGGGGGGAGACA ACGGATGAAGCTGGCGCAGTTTGATTACGGTAAAAAATGCTCTGAGATAGCAAAGCGGGCAGAAGGCATGTCCGGTAGAGAAATTTCTAAATTGGGAGTGGCCTGGCAG GCAGCGGCGTATTCCTCCGAGGACGGCGTCCTGACGGAGCCCATGATCGACGCCCGCGTGGACGACGCCGTCAAGCAGCATCGGCAGAAGATGGACTGGCTGCGTACGGAACAAGAGGCTCAGACCAAGACACTCACGCCTCCGCCAGCAGGGGGCGCCGCAGGTAAAATGGGCTTCGATCTGCCACTTGGCAAGGCACCTCAGGCTCAGGAGGCGATCGCACTGCTCCTCGTCAACGAGATGAAGCAACAAGGGGACGGTCTACCTCAAGGGAGGACAGCAGAGGCTCAAAGTTCTCCGTCGGACAGATCGGAATGCAAAGAAGCAAGTTTAGAGCAGCACGCCGAAAAAGTGGACAAGACTGGTTTGCCTCCAAAGGACGGAACTCCAGTTTGA
- the mrpl20 gene encoding large ribosomal subunit protein bL20m, translating to MVFLTLSRWIRSRGPDRYWKVQELLKHARHFRGRKNRCYSLAVRAVTRAFVYATKGRVLKKRNIRTLWITRIAAASREHGMKYPVLMSNLTKSSVQLNRRVITDLAITEPRSFLALAKLARARQQEGFCAALGDGKEPVGVFSRVVVQQ from the exons ATGGTATTCCTGACGTTGTCCAGGTGGATTAGAAGCCGCGGACCCGACAGATACTGGAAAGTCCAAGAACTTCTCAAGCATGCACGG CATTTCAGAGGCAGAAAGAACCGTTGTTACAGTTTGGCCGTACGAGCTGTCACGAGGGCGTTTGTCTACGCGACGAAGGGACGCGTGCTGAAGAAGCGCAACATTAGAACG CTTTGGATCACCCGAATTGCTGCAGCATCCCGAGAGCACGGCATGAAGTATCCTGTCCTCATGAGCAACCTAACAAAG AGCAGCGTTCAACTCAACCGACGGGTTATCACCGACTTGGCCATCACAGAACCTCGGTCGTTTCTCGCCCTCGCGAAACTGGCCAGGGCCCGGCAGCAAGAAGGCTTCTGTGCAGCGCTGGGTGACGGCAAAGAACCTGTTGGTGTCTTCTCCCGTGTTGTTGTGCAACAGTAG